From the genome of Hallerella porci:
TGACGCCCTTATCGGTCACGGTAATTTTCTGGTCCAGGTTCGTCTGCGTGCGGTGTGCTTCGTCCGAAATGCAAACAACATTATCGCGGTCGGTCAGCAGTTCGATATCTTCGCTGAACTTCTGGATGGTAGTGAGGAACACGCCTCCGCTCTTGCGGCCCTGCAACTTTTCGCGCAGGTCGGCACGGCTCTCCACACTTTCGACGCGTTCGTCGCCGATATACTTCTTGGAAGCCGTAAACAGCCCCGAAAGCTGATCGTCCAAATCGGTGCGGTCGGTAATCAGCACAATCGTCGGCGTCTTGAATTCTAGCGACTTCATGAGCAACCGCGTCAAGAAGAGCATCGTAAAGCTCTTGCCGCAACCCGTCGCACCAAAATACGTGCCGCCCCTGCCGTCGCCATAAGGCTTGCGGGCCTTGCAAATGTTTTCGTACAAAGACCTCGCCGCATAATATTGCGGATAACGGCACAGAACCTTCTGCTCCTTTTTGCTGCTGTCCGGGAAATACTGGAAGTTCTTGAAAATATCCAACAGGCGTTTGCGATTGAACATCCCCTGAATCATGGAGTAAAGGCTCTCGATGCCCTCGGCCTCGATTCGCTTGTCGCCAAATTCCACGCGTCGCCACGCATAAAAATAATCGTACTTGGCAAAGAAACTGCCCGCCCGGTTGTTCACGCCATCGCTAATCACGCAGAAGGCGTTATAGACAAACAGCTGCGGGATATCGCGGCGGTACCGAACCGTCAACTGCTCGTAGGCGTTGAAAACCGTCGCCTCTTCGCGCACGGCGCTCTTGAACTCGAATACCACAAGCGGGAGCCCATTCACAAAAAGGATTGCATCGGGAATCCGCTTTTCGGAGCCGACAATTTCAAACTGGTTTACAATTTTGACGATATTGCAGTCGGCGCAGTATTTCGCCGCCACATCGGCCGCCAGCGGCATCGCCTCTTCATCATCATCGACACCGAAACCCGACTTTCTCTGTTCACCCAGCGGCCTAAAATCTGCAAGCTCGATGAGGATGTCCTTGTCCTTCGGGTTCTCGCGCTTGAGCATAAAGCCGTCCGAAAGCCAGGAACAGAACTTCTTGTTGCTCTCGTAGAGCGCACTCGCCGAAAGCGAACGCAACTGCAAGACAATCGAACGGATCTCGTTCTCGGTAATGCCCTCGGAATCGTAACGACAGTGCAAGTAGTCACGCATGTCCTGCTCAATCAAGACCTCGCCCTCGCCGCGGCCAATCGCCTCGCCGGGCACATACTTGCAGCCCTCCTGAACCAGGAGGTCAATAAACACTTTCTCTAAGTCGGCTTCCTTGAACGCCATGCAGTAAAAATAAATTCATCATTTTCCTGCGCAATAAGCAAAATGGCGATTTTGGGGCAAAATAGGGCAATAATTGGGCAATTTCCCTTATTTCAAGATTTCCCACCGTCCATTCTTTCTAGCCCCAATGCGAACAATGCACGATTTTTCTCGTAGCGATTTCAAAGTTCTATTAACTGTTGGTTCGGAATAACCTGTTTCCCGCATAAGTAAGGAAACCGTAATGGAAGGATTCCGCTTTATTTCTGCGTAAATCAGCGATTCCGTTTCCGTAAGTTTTATCCTATCACTTATCCTATCACTTATCCTATCATTTATCCTATCACCCAACCGCTGCAATCCTTCAAAATAGAACGAAGTCCGCATGAAATGATCCGTAAACGAGAAAGCCTTTTCATCATAGGAACGCAGAATACGCCGCATGCCGCTCCCGAGTTGTTCGACCATATCCAAATCATGGAAAATACGCATCAATTCACGATTGCGCGGCATTGAACAACAGTTGAAGAAATCCTCCCTCGAAAGACCTTCCACCAACCCGCCGTAGTTCGTGATTTCCATCCGATCAGAGAAAATCTCAAACAGGGGCGGGACCTCCTTCGTGTAATCATTGTGAACAACGGCATTGATTACAGCCTCGCGCAAGGCAACAGGATCGACCAGAGACTTTTCGATGCGTTCCATAGGAGTGATCTTGGCGTGCGTAATATTCGCCACCTGCAATCGCGTGAGTACCGATTTTACAGCCTTTATAATGCTACAATAGCCAAATTCCTCATTTTCAATAAGGTCATATTTGTCCGTGCCTGTGTACCGCGCCACTTTGATGGATACTCCGTTTTCATCTGCAAGGAGATATGCGTTGTAGTTGTATTTTCCGTCGGGAGTAAGCAATTCCAGCGTCTTGGCAAACTGACTGTTCAAGGGCTTTTTGCTCTCTTCGTAGTAGATTTTTAGCTGGCTAAATGTCAGGTCTTGCCGCGGAGCCGGAATCTTGGCAAGAGAAATCTTTGCACGATAAGTGAACGTCTCCAGAATTATCTTTTCGCTCATTCCATGGACAGAACTTCCCACACGCACAAAGCATCCCTCGGGCGTCATGCCCGCCTTTTTTAGATAATACGGTTTTTCCGGACCACCCGAAATCGCCACATGAACGATATTTTTGTTGTCTTTTTCCTCCGTCACTACTTCAAAGAGTCCGATTGCATTGGGCTTGATATTGTTCAAGATCCTATCCGCTACTTGACGCTGCACATGGTCTATGTCCTTTACTCCATATACAGAGCCATCGTCATTGACTCCAATGTAGATATGCCCGCCTGTAGAATTCAGAAAAGCAATTACAGATCGCTCGAAAGTTTCGGACAGTTCTCGCTTGTATTCAACAAGATGATTTTCTTTGTTCATTACGCCTCCATTGAGTTGTTGAGGCGTCCCCTTATCCTGAAATCTCAGAAATAAAAAAGACGCATTTTCCCATTAGACGGAAAAACGCGTCGGGCATTAATGTACCTATTATCCCAAAAGTTGGCAAGAGGGGCAAGAAAATTTTACATTCACAAGAATTTATTCAAACAGCCTTGACGGTTCGAGTTGCAGGCCGGATTCGCCGAGGAGTTTGTAGAGATTCTGGCAGAGGATGTAGAGGGCGGCGAGGGCCCACAGGACACTTTTCAAATTCGCCAGTTGACTATTCGGGATGCTATCTGACGGTTCTTCTGCTCGTGCGTGTTTGACCAGATTGTAATTACGCCACCACTCCGCCGCCACCTTGTCGTCGAACGCCTGGAACGGCGCCGGTTTAATCACCTCGTACGGATACTTTGTAATTGCGCGCTCGTTCTTTATCCGGGGAGTCTTCGTGACAATCGCCCGAACCTTCGCAACAATATTCTTCGGCTTGCGCCCCAAAACCTTGCAATACTCCTCAGCAATGGAATCTATCTCGCTACAGATATTGAGCAACAGATAAGTGTAACGACTGGAGAACGTCTTGAAGTTGCTCTTGTCAATCGTCACGAACTCATCCGTTTCAAGGAAGTCCTTTTCAAGCAGAAGATACTGCTTCCAGAAAATTTTGGAGAATTGCTGAGGAGTCATAGGGAATTTCTGTCGACACGATCCAATTCACACTCATGCATAGACGCATATTCGCCCTTATAACATAAGCGTTCATATTTTGGAAAAGGAATAACGCCAAATTCAAATTGCTGCTCACCAGAAGGAGCCGGGAATATGATTGAATTGAACAGAATCGCATCATCCCATATCGTTGCAGGAGTTCTGACTACAGTATGAATATTTCCTTTTCCATTTGCAAATTTGTCTGATATTGAATTTGCTAAAGTATAACTATTAATAGTAAATTTTTCATAAAAATTTTTTTCATTTACAATCGTATTTGTATGCAAACCTCGTTTCAATGTATAATCATTTGAACTACGCTCTTGATCTGCATGACAAAGATCTTTTATCATTAAATTAAAAATGCTTTTATTTATCTCTAGTATTTTAGAAATTTCCTCTTCTGTAAATAAGGGGGAGACAGATAATAATTCTTCCGTTCCTAATGTATCCGGCTCAGACAAAAGGTCTCGTTTTTTCAAATAATCGTAAATAGATCTTTTTAATCTTAAAGCATTATTACTATTACGAATCACCGATTTCCCGTACATTTCTCTTTTTATCGTCCTAGCAAATAATAGATATTGGCAACAAGAAAGACCATTATTTTTCCAATCTTCTCGGAACCATTTTTTATATTTTTTTTGATTATCGATTAATACATGAAGATGATCTAAACGTAATTCATCTTCTTCTACATCATTATTCCCTTTTCCTGAGGGGACATCACGCGTTGCCTCATAATCAAAATATGAGTCTATCCATCTTTCAAGATGGCAAGTCGAAGTTGC
Proteins encoded in this window:
- a CDS encoding RNA-binding domain-containing protein, giving the protein MNKENHLVEYKRELSETFERSVIAFLNSTGGHIYIGVNDDGSVYGVKDIDHVQRQVADRILNNIKPNAIGLFEVVTEEKDNKNIVHVAISGGPEKPYYLKKAGMTPEGCFVRVGSSVHGMSEKIILETFTYRAKISLAKIPAPRQDLTFSQLKIYYEESKKPLNSQFAKTLELLTPDGKYNYNAYLLADENGVSIKVARYTGTDKYDLIENEEFGYCSIIKAVKSVLTRLQVANITHAKITPMERIEKSLVDPVALREAVINAVVHNDYTKEVPPLFEIFSDRMEITNYGGLVEGLSREDFFNCCSMPRNRELMRIFHDLDMVEQLGSGMRRILRSYDEKAFSFTDHFMRTSFYFEGLQRLGDRINDRISDRISDRIKLTETESLIYAEIKRNPSITVSLLMRETGYSEPTVNRTLKSLREKSCIVRIGARKNGRWEILK